In Streptomyces sp. NBC_01381, the sequence GGAGCTGCTCGATGCGATTCGGACGGTGGCGGCGGGGGAGTCCCTGCTGTCGCCGGGCCCGACGTCCCGCCTGATCGCCCGCGTGCTGCGGGCGCCGGCCGCTCCGGTGGGGCTGGGGGCGGGCGGGCCCGAGGGGCTCTCCGAGCGGGAGCGTGAAGTGCTTTCGCTGGTGGCGCGGGGCCTGAACAACACGGAGATCGCCGAGGCGTTGGGGCTGAGCCCGCTGACCGCGAAGACGCATGTCAGCCGGATCATGGGGAAGTTGGGGGCACGGGGTCGGGCGCAGCTGGTGATTGTGGCGTACGAGTCGGGGCTTGTGCGGCCGGGTGGGGGTGCGGGGTCGGAGGGCTGAGGCGGTCCCTGCGGGGCTTCTTCCCCAACCCCGCCCCTTCCCGAAAATTTCCGGCTGCGCCGGCCGCGAGGTGGCCGCAGATCACCGGCTCCGCCGAGTTCGTCCTCAAACGCCGGACGGGCTGAAATACCTGCGGCCGGGCTGGAAGACCTGCTGATGGATGGGCGGGCAACTGCCGGGCAATCGGGAAGGGGGTCCCCCCTGCTCATTAAGAGCTTGGGGGAGGGCGGGAAAGCTTTCGCCGCGAAGCGGCGGTACGGCGGCGCGGCCGACGACGGCGCGTCGGCGGGCTGGGGCCGCTGCCGGGCAATCGGGTGGGTGGGCGGGAGCTACAGCAACCCCGCCCCCGCCAAGAACTTCCCCACCCGCTCCACCTCCCCGGAGGACAACGGCACCTGTGGCTCCGCAGTCGCCGCGCACGCGATCACGCCCCGCAGCTGCAGCGCCGCCTTGAACGCCCCGAGCCCGGACGAGCTGCCGCCCATCCGGGAGGGGTCCCCCACCCGCACCATCCCGAAGAGACCGCACAGCCGCTCCTGCTCGGCCCGCGCCAACGCCCAGTCCCCTTCCCGGCAGTAGCGATAGAGCCGCGCATACCCCTCGGGGTCGACGTTGCCGAGCCCCGGCACCACCCCGTCCGCCCCCATCGAAAGCGCCGCGTCCACCGTCGTCTCCGACCCCGTCAGCACACTGAACCCGCTCACATCCCCCCGCGTACGCGCCCCCAGAATCACCTCCCGGAAGCCGCCCTCGTCCCCGCTGGAGTCCTTCAGACCGGCGAGCACTCCCTCCGCCGCCAGGCCGAGGACCAGCTCCGCGCCCAGCTTCGAATGGACGGCGACAGGCAAGTCGTACGCGAAGACCGGCACCGTCGACCCTGCGGCGATCAGCCGGAAGTGGCGGGCGATCTCCGCCGGGTGGGTGCGCGTGTAGAACGGAGCGGTCACCACCACCGCGTCCGCTCCCGCGTCCGTCACCGAACGGACATGGTCGAGGACCCGGGGCGTGGCCGTGTCGATCACCCCTGCCAGGACGGGGAGTTGACCCCCGACATGGCCCACCACCGTGTCGATGACCTTCCTCCGCTGCCGGTCCGTAAGGAACGCGACCTCGGACGTCGAGCCGAGCACGAAGAGTCCGTCGACGCCCCCGGTCACGAGGTGGTCCACGAGGGTCACCAGCGACGAAGCATCCACCTCACGGTCCGGTGTCAGTGGAGTACAGACGGGCGGAATGACACCGGTGAGCGGGGCGGGAATGGTCATTGAGGCTCCCTTGATGTTGTGTCCGTGGCGGCGGACTGGATGACGAGCTCGTGCGTGGACTGGCCGTCCCGCACGGGGTGGTGGCATCGGTAGCGGTGCCCGGACCCCTCCGTCGACGCGAAGTCCGGCATGGCGGCGGCGCAGCTCTCGTCCGCCTTCCAGCACCTCGTACGGAACGGGCAGCCGCTCGGCGGCCGGGTGGCCGACGGGACCGGGCCGACCAGTGGGATCGGGTCGATGGGGTCGAGCAGGCCGGGGGTCGCGGAGAAGAGCGCCCGTGTGTACGGGTGCCTGGCCCGGTCCAGGATCTCCTCGGCCGGGGATTCCTCCACGATTCTGCCCAGGTACATGGTGATCACCCGGTCGCTCATCCGCCGCACCGTCTGGATGTCGTGCGAGACGAACACCAGGGCAAGGCCGAGGCGCTCCTTCAGGTCGAGGAGGAGGTTGAGGATCTGGGCGCGTACGGAGACGTCAAGCGCGCTCGTCGGCTCGTCCGCGACCACCAGCTCCGGTTCGAGCGCCAGGGCGCGGGCGATCGCCACGCGTTGGCGCTGGCCGCCGGACAGTTGTCCGGGCAGGCCGTCGGCGAGCACCTTCGGGAGGCCCACCAGTGACATCAACTCCCGCACCCGCTCCTCGCGTTGAGCGGACGTACCCATCCTGTGCACGTCCAAGGGGTCCCGGAGGATCTGCCGTACCGGCAGCCTGCGGTTCAGTGCAGTCGAGGGGTCCTGGAAGATCATGCCGGTGTTCCGGCCGATCGCGGCGCGCCGCTCGGCCGGCTTCATCGTCCACAGGTCCCGGCCGCGGAAGGACACCGTGCCGGCCGTGGGGCGCTGCACCCCCACGAGCACCTTCGCCAGGGTCGACTTGCCGCAGCCCGACTCGCCGACGACGCCCACGGTCTCGCCGGGTGCGATGGAGAGGTCGGCGCCGGTCAGGGCGTACACCCGGTCCCGGGAGAACAGGCCGCCGGAGCGGGCCCGGTGCACGACATGCGCGTCGGAGAGGGAGATCAGGGAGTCAGGGGAGCCAGGGGAGCCGGGGGAGTCGGGGGAGTCGGGGGATGCATCGGTCGGGGTCTGGGTCACTTCAGGGCCTCGCTTCCCCTGGGTTCCGGCAGCCGCGGCGGTTCGACGGCCGGATGGTGGCAGGCGATGGAATGCCGTGCCCCGCCCAGGAGTTCGGGTGCCGTCGTGCGGCACACCTCACTGGCGAGCGGGCACCGGTCGGCGAACCTGCACCCCGCGGGGAAGTCGGCGGGCGACGGGACGACGCCCTTGATCTGGGTGAGGCGCTGTGCCGCCGACTCCAGGGAGAGCACCGAGCCGAGCAGGCCGCGCGTGTAGTGGTGGGACGGCGACTCGACCAGGTCCGCCGTCACGCCCGTCTCGACGATCTGCCCGCCGTACATCACGACGACCCGGTCGGTGACGTCGGCGACGAGCGCCAGGTCGTGCGAGACGAGGATCAGCGCGAAGCCCAGCTCCTCGCGCAGCCGCAGGAGGAGCTGGATCACCTGGGCCTGGACGGTGACGTCCAGGGCCGTCGTCGGTTCGTCCGCGACGATCAGTTTCGGGTCGCGGGAGAGCGCCATCGCGATGAGTACGCGCTGGCGCTGGCCGCCCGACAGCTCGTGCGGATAGCTGCGCAGGGTGCGGTCCGGGTCCAGGCCGACCAGTTCGAGGAGTTCGACCGCCGTGCGGCGCCCTCCTCGCCGTACGACCTGTTTGAGCTGGGCGCGTACCGTCATCGCGGGGTTCAGGGACGACAGGGCGTCCTGGTAGATCATCGCCATGTCATGGCCGAGCAGCCGCCTGCGGGCGCGCATCGGCATGCCGATCAACTGCTCGCCGTCAAAGGTGACTTGGCCGCCGATGCGGGCGCCCTTGGGTTCCAGGCCCATCACGGTCAGCGCGGTGAGCGACTTGCCGCAGCCCGACTCGCCGACCAGGCCGAGGACTTCGCCCGGCCGCACGTGGAAGCTGATGCCGTCGACGATGTCCACGCCGCCGTGCCGGGCGTCGAAGCCGATGGTGAGGTCGGAGACCGTCAGGACCGGGGTCCCCTCCGGCAGCGGACGTGCGCGGGAGCGCAGCCGCTGTGCCGCCTCGGTCAGCCCCGGCAGCTCAAGCACCTTGCCGCTGCCCGGCTCGGGAGCCTCGATCTGATCCTCCTTGCGGGCCGCGCCCGGCACGTCGCGGGTCGCGGGCGCCGCCCAGGCGTCCGATACGCCCTCGGAGAGGATGTTCAGGGCGAGGACCGTGATCAGCATGAGGAGGCCGGGGAAGACCGTCGCCCACCAGCCGCCGAGCAGCACCATGTTCTTGCCGTCGGCGATGACGCTGCCCCAGGACGGGTCCGGGGGCCGGACACCGGCGCCGATGAAGGACAGCGAGGCCTCGAAGACGATGGCCTCGGCGACCTGCACCGTGCAGAACACCAGGATGGGGGCGGCGCAGTTGATGGCGACGTGCTTGATGAGGATGTGCGGGGTGCGGGCGCCGACGATGTGCTCGGCGACGACATAGTCCTCGCCGTACTGATCCATCACATTCGCGCGTACGACCCGTGCGATGGGTGGCGTGAACAGGAACGCGATGGCGCAGATCAGGACGAGGATGCCGCCTCCGAAGACCGCGACGAGCACGGCGGCGAGCGCGATCCCCGGGAACGCCATCACCACATCCAGGCACCGCATCAGCGTCTCGTCGACCGCCTTGCGCGAGGTCGCCGCGATCGCGCCGAGCACCGCGCCGACGATCAGGGCGAGCAGCGTCGCCCCGAGCCCGATCGCCAGGGACCAGCGCGCCCCGTACATCAGCCTGCTGAGGATGTCCCGGCCCAGGCTGTCCTGCCCCATCCAGTGGTCGCCGGACGGATGTCCGGTGCCGTCGGTCTGCGGCTGCTGGTCGAGCGGGTCGTGCGGGGCGAGCAGCGGTGCGAAGAGCGCCACGAGCACGACGACGCCTACGACGCCGACCGCGAACCGGGAGAGGAGGGGCAGACGGCGCAGGGACTTCAGCCGGATGCCGGGCCGCGAGAGCCGCTCGGCCAGTGCCTTGCGCGACGTGATCATCAAGCGGCCCCCCTCAGGCGCGGATTGACCAGCAGATGGAGGATGTCGAGGACGAGGTTCACGACGACGAATCCGACGGCGGTCGTGATGACGACGCCCTGCACGACGGCCGGGTCGCCGTTCTTCACGGCGTCGATCATCAGCTTCCCCATCCCCGGCAGCGAGAAGATCGTCTCGATGACGACCGCGCCGCCGAGCAGATAGCCGACGCGCAGGCCGAGCACGGTGAGCGGATTGATGAGCGCGTTGCGGAGCACATTGCGGCCGACGACCACGACCGGCGGCAGGCCGCTGCCGATCGCCGTGCGTACGTAGTCCTTGTCGAGCTCCTCGACCACGGCCGTACGGATGATGCGGGTGAGGCCGGCGGCCACGGGCAGGGAGAGCGCGAGGGCGGGCAGCGTCATGCTCTTGAGCCAACCGCTCAGCGAATCCCCGGGGTTGACGTAGCCGCCGGTCGGAAACCAGCCCAATTCCACCGCCAGATACTGGATCATGAGCAGCGCGAGCCAGAAGCCGGGCGCCGCCACACCGGTCAGCGAGACGACGCGGATCAGCTGGTCCGGCAGCCGGTCACGGTAGATCGCGGCGGTCACGCCGAGAAGCAGCGAGATGACCACCGCAATGCCAAGACCCATGAAGGTCAACTGCATGGTGAGCGGAAGCGCGGTGGTGACCTGGTCCACCACCGGTGAGCGGGTGAGCACGCTGATGCCCATGTCGCCCTGGGCCAGGTCGCCCACGAAGGCGACGTAGCGCACCGGCAGCGGATCGAGCAGCCCGTTCTCCTCGCGGAACTGCTGCAGTTGCTCCTGGGTCGGATTGGCGCCCTGGAAGAACGCCGAGGCCGGATCGACGTCCGAGAACCGCATCACGAGGAAGACGAACAGGACGATGCCGAGCAGAAGCGGGACGAGCAGGGCGATGCGGCGGGCCAGGATTCTGACGATCGCGGTCACGTCGTACGACTCCCAACGGTCTTACCGGCAGGGCTGGTTGGCCAGTCGACTAGCCGGCTAGTCGGCCCACTTGGCCTGGAGGAGATTGATCCCGGGGTAGGGCTGGGCCTTGATGCCGGTGAGCTTCTTCGGGTCCCATGCGGTCATCAGCTCGTTGTGGACGACCGGATAGATCACGGCCTGCTCGGCGACGATGTCGATGTAGTCCTGCACCATGGCCTTCTTCTTGGCCGCGTCGGGCTCGCGCGTGGCCTGGTCCATGTCCTTGAAGAGCTTCTTGGCGGTGGAGTTGCCGGCCCAGCGGGCGTAGCCCATCCACAGGTTCTCGGGCCCGTAGTTGTAATGCATGATCAGGTCGGCATCGATCCCGAACTGATTGGGATTCGAGGCGGCGGCAACGACCTGATAGTCCTTCTTCTGATCCATCTTGGTGAAGACGGCGGTGGTCTCCTGCGGATCGAGCGTGGTCTTCACGCCGATCGCATCCCACGAAGCCTTGATGGTCGGAAGACAGTCGACGATCCAACTGACGTTCACAGCCATCAAATTGACGGTGAGATCCTTGACCCCGGCGTCCTCCAGAAGCTGCTTCGCCTTCTTCGGGTCGTACGCGTAAACCGTTTTGGCGGGCCGGTAGGCGGGATTGGACTCGTTGAGGAACGAAGTCGACGCCTTGCCATGCCCCTTGAGGGCGACCTCGATCATCTTCTCCGTGTCGATGGCATAGTGCAGCGCCTGTCGCACACGCACGTCGTCGAAGGGCTTGTGCGCGGTATTGAACATCAGGAACAGGTTGTTCATCCCTGCCCCGCCCTCGACGGTGAGCCCGTCCTTCTCCAGCTGCGTGATGTTGGCGTACGGGATGTTGTCCGAGATCTCCGAGTCCGCGCTGCCGCCGGAGATCTTCGCGACGCGGGGTGCGGCGTCCACGATGGTCAGCCAGTTCATCTTCTTGAAGGCAGCCTTGCGGGGTCCGTTGTAGTCGTCGAACGCCTCGAAGGTGGTGTTGGACTTCGGGGCGTGCGAGGCCTGCTTGTACGGTCCCGAGCCGATCGCCTTGCCCTTGGTCGCCTCGTCCCAGGCGCCGGGCTTGGAGAAGACGTGCTTAGGCATGATCTTGGCGAGGGAGAGCCGGGCGACGCCGTCGGGGAACGGGAACTTGAGGGTGAGCTCGACGGTGGTCGCATCAACCTTCTTGACGCCCTTGAGCCAGCTTTCGAAGAAGCCCTTGGCGAGGGTCTGCGTCTTCGGATCGAGGATCCGGTCGAAGACGAATACGACGTCATCGGCGGTGACGGGCTTCCCGTCGTGCCACTTGGCGCCCGCGCGCAGGGTGAACTTCCAGGTGGTCGCCTTGGGGTCGGTGGGGACCTCGGTGGCGAGGGCGGCGTACGGCTCGCGGGTGATGGGGTCGGTGCCGAGGAGACCCTCGTAGATGTGCTCGTTGCCGGCCATCGCGAACGCGGACGCGGTCTGCGTCGGGTCCCAACTGCCGTCGTTTCCATACCCGATGACGGCGGTAAGCGTGGACCCTCCACCCTTGCCGCCGCCCCCGTCGGCCTCGTTGGTGGACTCGGGTCCCGAGGAACAGGCGGAGAGCGTGGTGGTGATGGCCGCGGCTGCGCCAAGGGCACCCGTGTACTTGAGGAAGGAGCGGCGGTCGGGTGCGGGTTGGGTGGAGCCGATGCTGGTCTTCTGGTCGCTCACTGTGTCTCCCTTGCTCCTTGAGAGATCCCACGTCCTACGTCGTGGTGGCGTGGCGACCATAAGAGCGCCGCGATGGCCGGTCAAGAGATCGCGCACGGATCGGATTCCGCGCCGATTCCGCGCCGCTTTGACGCTTGCGCAGATGATCTGGATCCGGAGGTGGGACGTGGGATGTCATCCGTGCCTACGATGTGCCGCATGCCTCAGGAGCCAGTCCGCGAACGGCGCGTGGGCAGCCAAGTCCAGCGCGCTGTCATGCAGTTGATCCTCGACCGGAGACTTCGCCCGGGCGCGTCGCTGCCCACCGAGGCCGAACTGATGGAGGACCTCGGTGTCAGCAGGAACTCGGTACGGGAGGCGCTGAAGGCGCTTCAGGCGCTGGACATAGTGGAGATCAGACACGGCTACGGCACATACGTGGGCCAGGCTTCACTGACCCCACTCGCGGACGGCCTGACATTCCGAACCCTGCTCCAACTCTCGGACGACACCCACGCGCTGGCGGAAATCCTCCAACTCCGAGAGGTCCTGGAGGAGGGCCTGATACGCCGGGTCGCGTACCTCCTCACGGACGGTGAGCTGTCCGAACTGGAGGCGCTGGTAGGAAAAATGGAGCAGGCGGCAGGTCAGGGCGCCGCCTTCCCCGACCTGGACCGCGAGTTCCACGAGACCCTGTACCGCTCCCTGGGCAACGAACTGGTGCCACAGCTCCTGACCGCGTTCTGGAACGTCTTCCACCGGGTGGCAGGCGTCCGAGGCTGGTCGAACGACCCCGCCCCGGAGCTGACGGTGAGCAGACACCGGGACATCGTGACGGCGCTACGGGCCCGGGACGTACCCCGGGCCCAGCGGGCGATGGCGGATCACTTCAGGGGGATCGAGGCGCGGGCGGGGCAGGAGTCGAGGGGGGTGGGGTGAGGCGTTCGCTCGTCGGGGTCGACCGGATCAAGGGCTCAGCCCTGCACAATCTCAAAGAGCTGCGGCCCGGTTGAGCGCCGCGAGGCGGAGTACATCGCCGACCGTGAGAGGGAGCTGGGGAAGTGAGCGGACACATCAAGTGGTCGGCCAGTGGTCACCGCGAGCGGGCGGAGGAGCTCTCGGGCGGCCGGGAGGCGTTCCTCGACGGCGCCGAACGCATGCTCGCCGAGGCTCGCGCGTGGCGCCTGGCCGAGATGCGGCAGGAGCGCGGCTACACCCAGGCGCAGGTGGCCGAGCGCATGGGGGTCAGCAAGGGCAGGGTCTCCCAGATCGAGAGCGGTCAGGTGTCCGGCACGGATGTCGTGGCGCGCTATGTCGAGGCGCTGGGCGGCAGCCTGGTGATGGTTGCGGTGTTCGGTGACGGGGAGCTGCGGAAGGTTGGGTGAGGTGCCGTGCTCTTGTCGGCTTAGCCCTCGTCCCCTTCACGAGCCTCCATGTACGCTTTCGCGCCTGCGAGATGTGGCCCGCTGACGGCATCGGCGCCCGTGACGAGCAGGAGCCAGCGCAGTTCGGCACAGGCGAAGAAGGATTCGCCCCAGGTGTCGACCCAGATCCGGATGCTGCCCTCCGTCGACCGCGTCAGATCCCACCAGGCCCAGCCTCTGGACTCGGACTCGGGGTCGAACTCGTAGAGCCACTCCTGAAGCCTCCAGGGCGCACCCTGGAACGCGGATATGTAGCGCTCTCTGCCGCGCCTCGCGAATTCAGGGGAATCCCCGGACAGAGGGCCGCTGACCGTGGCGAACCACTGGGGGACGGAGTCCACGGGCAAGTCGGTGTCGAAGTCTTCGGAGAGGGCCAGGGTCAGCGCGGTATCGAGTACGGGCCGCAGGCGGGCCGCGTACTCGTCGGCCGGCACCGTCGGTGTCACATCAAAGAAGCTCAGCACCGGCGGTGTGCCCTGAGGGGAGGGGCGCTGGGCGACGCGGAGCCTTTCCCGCTCGATGTCCTTGATCTCATGCAGCATGTCAGCAGGTTTCCTCATCAGCCTTGAACGGCTGCGCAACGTCCGATGGCGGACGCCGGATGGCTGCCGTCAGGGTCGGGTCGTGGGACAGGGCGACCGTCAGGGCGCGGAAGATGCGGACCTCCGGGTTGTCGTCGTTCGCGCGTACCGCCAGGTAGCTGCTCACCCATGGGGCGTCCAGGATCGGTACGAAGACCGCGCCCGGCCAGGCGTAGTAGCGGGCGAAGGACTTGAGGCCCGAGCCCGCCGCCGTGCCGGTGATCACCCCGGTCAGGACCTCCTGCGGGGTCACCGCGTACGCCGTGCTGCGGCGCCTGGCCTCGTGGTCGAAGTAGAGGTAGTCCGTGAAGGTGCGCGGCGTGTGGCCGGGGACGCGGATGAACGGGAGGTCCGCGATGTCGGCCACCGTCGCGCCGGTCAGACGGGCGTCGGCCAGGGCGGAGCCCTCCGGAACGACCACGATGCGCTGCTCGGTCGTCAGGACGTCGGCGGTGATCCGTTCGTCGTCGGGGCCCGGGCGTACGAAGGCCACGTCCACACGGTCCTCCGTCAGGGCCGTGACGTGTTCCGTGAAGTCCAACTGGCGGATCTCGACGGCCACTTCGGGGCGTGCGCGGCGGAACGCGTTGATCGACGCAGGGGTCAGCTCCGCCGAGCCGTGGCCCATGATGCCGACCCGCAGGGGCCGCCCGGCAGCGGGCGTCGTCGCCTCGGCCATGTCGTCGAGCGCTGCGTTCGACGCGGCGAGCAGCACGCGCGCGTGCCCGGCCAGGCGGGTGCCCGCCGGGGTGGGGACCACGGGGCTGCCCGTGCGGTCGAGCAGCCGTGTGCCGAGTTCCGTCTCCAGGCGGCGGACGTGCTGCGTCACGGCCGGCGGGGAGAGGAAGAGGCGCTTGGCCGCCTGCCCGAAGTGACCCTCCTCGACCACCGCCAGGAAGGACGACAGGAGTCGCAGGTCCAGGGGCGCGGAAGGCATGCGGACCAGCGTAAGTGAGGTGATGGTGGGCGGCCGCACGGCATTTACGAATCGTGAACGGAGGCGGCGGGCGGGCGCCGGGCAGCCATAGAACTGGGCCTCATGAGCACCACCGTCACGCATCTCGCCCCGATGGAACAGCCGTCCGCGCCCGCCCCGAGCCATGGACTCCGGACGGGCTGGATCATGATGGCCTCCGGCTGGAGCGCCAACCAGTTCTCCGCCCTCCTCGGCGCCTACCGCTCCGAGCTCGGCTTCTCCGAGTCGGCGGTGACCGGCCTCTTCGCCCTGTACGTCATCGGCCTCATCCCCGGCCTCCTGGTCGGCGGACCGCTGGCGGACCGCATCGGCCGCCGCCCGGTCGCCCTGACCGCGCTGGCCCTGAACCTCGTTTCCACCGGCTTGCTGATGCTGGGCGCGGGGGCCACCGCGTGGGTGCCGCCGGGTCGCTTTCTGACGGGCGTCAGTGCGGGCGCGTTGCTCGCGGCGGGCAGCGCGTGGATCAAGGAACTCTCTTCTCCGCCGTACGTCGCCGAGAGCGGCCCCGCGTCCACGGCCTCCCGCCGGGCGGGCCTCTTCGTGTCGGCGGGCTTCGCGTCGGGCGGCCTCGCGGCGGCGCTGATCGCAGAGTGGGCACCGCATCCGCTGATCACGGCGTATCTGCCCCACGTGCTGCTGGCGGCGGGCGCCGGTCTGGCGGCGCGCAGGTCCCCGGAGACCGTTCCCGCCGGTCTGAGCAGCCCCGCCGGTCTGAGCAGCCCCGCCGGTCTGAGTCGCCCCGCCGTTCCGCGCCGCCCCGCCGTCCCCGCCGTACCGAGTCCGACGGGCGAGGGCGCTCGCCCCGGGAGGCACTTCCGGCGGGCCGTTCTGCCGCTGGCCCCCTGGATCTTCGCCGCCCCCGCGACCGGCTTCGTCACGCTCCCCGCCCTGGTGCACGGCAGCCTCGTCTACACCGGCGTGGCCACCGCCGTCGTCCCCGGCGCCGGTCTGCT encodes:
- a CDS encoding MFS transporter, whose product is MSTTVTHLAPMEQPSAPAPSHGLRTGWIMMASGWSANQFSALLGAYRSELGFSESAVTGLFALYVIGLIPGLLVGGPLADRIGRRPVALTALALNLVSTGLLMLGAGATAWVPPGRFLTGVSAGALLAAGSAWIKELSSPPYVAESGPASTASRRAGLFVSAGFASGGLAAALIAEWAPHPLITAYLPHVLLAAGAGLAARRSPETVPAGLSSPAGLSSPAGLSRPAVPRRPAVPAVPSPTGEGARPGRHFRRAVLPLAPWIFAAPATGFVTLPALVHGSLVYTGVATAVVPGAGLLIQPAARLLAARHRLATAVAALTAITAGLALAVPAVKADQQLLALAAAAILGVGYGLALTHGLTEVTAIAPPRRLARITAYFWTAAYVGMFTPYAVTLLSGAGPLSPPAILTGMAALAALTCGLFIALNFRTGPR
- a CDS encoding ABC transporter substrate-binding protein, whose amino-acid sequence is MSDQKTSIGSTQPAPDRRSFLKYTGALGAAAAITTTLSACSSGPESTNEADGGGGKGGGSTLTAVIGYGNDGSWDPTQTASAFAMAGNEHIYEGLLGTDPITREPYAALATEVPTDPKATTWKFTLRAGAKWHDGKPVTADDVVFVFDRILDPKTQTLAKGFFESWLKGVKKVDATTVELTLKFPFPDGVARLSLAKIMPKHVFSKPGAWDEATKGKAIGSGPYKQASHAPKSNTTFEAFDDYNGPRKAAFKKMNWLTIVDAAPRVAKISGGSADSEISDNIPYANITQLEKDGLTVEGGAGMNNLFLMFNTAHKPFDDVRVRQALHYAIDTEKMIEVALKGHGKASTSFLNESNPAYRPAKTVYAYDPKKAKQLLEDAGVKDLTVNLMAVNVSWIVDCLPTIKASWDAIGVKTTLDPQETTAVFTKMDQKKDYQVVAAASNPNQFGIDADLIMHYNYGPENLWMGYARWAGNSTAKKLFKDMDQATREPDAAKKKAMVQDYIDIVAEQAVIYPVVHNELMTAWDPKKLTGIKAQPYPGINLLQAKWAD
- a CDS encoding LysR family transcriptional regulator; its protein translation is MPSAPLDLRLLSSFLAVVEEGHFGQAAKRLFLSPPAVTQHVRRLETELGTRLLDRTGSPVVPTPAGTRLAGHARVLLAASNAALDDMAEATTPAAGRPLRVGIMGHGSAELTPASINAFRRARPEVAVEIRQLDFTEHVTALTEDRVDVAFVRPGPDDERITADVLTTEQRIVVVPEGSALADARLTGATVADIADLPFIRVPGHTPRTFTDYLYFDHEARRRSTAYAVTPQEVLTGVITGTAAGSGLKSFARYYAWPGAVFVPILDAPWVSSYLAVRANDDNPEVRIFRALTVALSHDPTLTAAIRRPPSDVAQPFKADEETC
- a CDS encoding ABC transporter permease, with translation MTAIVRILARRIALLVPLLLGIVLFVFLVMRFSDVDPASAFFQGANPTQEQLQQFREENGLLDPLPVRYVAFVGDLAQGDMGISVLTRSPVVDQVTTALPLTMQLTFMGLGIAVVISLLLGVTAAIYRDRLPDQLIRVVSLTGVAAPGFWLALLMIQYLAVELGWFPTGGYVNPGDSLSGWLKSMTLPALALSLPVAAGLTRIIRTAVVEELDKDYVRTAIGSGLPPVVVVGRNVLRNALINPLTVLGLRVGYLLGGAVVIETIFSLPGMGKLMIDAVKNGDPAVVQGVVITTAVGFVVVNLVLDILHLLVNPRLRGAA
- a CDS encoding dihydrodipicolinate synthase family protein; translated protein: MTIPAPLTGVIPPVCTPLTPDREVDASSLVTLVDHLVTGGVDGLFVLGSTSEVAFLTDRQRRKVIDTVVGHVGGQLPVLAGVIDTATPRVLDHVRSVTDAGADAVVVTAPFYTRTHPAEIARHFRLIAAGSTVPVFAYDLPVAVHSKLGAELVLGLAAEGVLAGLKDSSGDEGGFREVILGARTRGDVSGFSVLTGSETTVDAALSMGADGVVPGLGNVDPEGYARLYRYCREGDWALARAEQERLCGLFGMVRVGDPSRMGGSSSGLGAFKAALQLRGVIACAATAEPQVPLSSGEVERVGKFLAGAGLL
- a CDS encoding FadR/GntR family transcriptional regulator, which produces MCRMPQEPVRERRVGSQVQRAVMQLILDRRLRPGASLPTEAELMEDLGVSRNSVREALKALQALDIVEIRHGYGTYVGQASLTPLADGLTFRTLLQLSDDTHALAEILQLREVLEEGLIRRVAYLLTDGELSELEALVGKMEQAAGQGAAFPDLDREFHETLYRSLGNELVPQLLTAFWNVFHRVAGVRGWSNDPAPELTVSRHRDIVTALRARDVPRAQRAMADHFRGIEARAGQESRGVG
- a CDS encoding helix-turn-helix transcriptional regulator encodes the protein MSGHIKWSASGHRERAEELSGGREAFLDGAERMLAEARAWRLAEMRQERGYTQAQVAERMGVSKGRVSQIESGQVSGTDVVARYVEALGGSLVMVAVFGDGELRKVG
- a CDS encoding response regulator transcription factor, giving the protein MTIRVLLADDQTLVRAAFALLVESAPDMEVVGQAETGRAAVDLARSERADLIVMDIRMPDLDGIEATRLLAKDEDLAGVKVLMLTTYDTDEHVVDALRAGASGFLVKDTKPAELLDAIRTVAAGESLLSPGPTSRLIARVLRAPAAPVGLGAGGPEGLSEREREVLSLVARGLNNTEIAEALGLSPLTAKTHVSRIMGKLGARGRAQLVIVAYESGLVRPGGGAGSEG
- a CDS encoding ABC transporter ATP-binding protein — protein: MSLSDAHVVHRARSGGLFSRDRVYALTGADLSIAPGETVGVVGESGCGKSTLAKVLVGVQRPTAGTVSFRGRDLWTMKPAERRAAIGRNTGMIFQDPSTALNRRLPVRQILRDPLDVHRMGTSAQREERVRELMSLVGLPKVLADGLPGQLSGGQRQRVAIARALALEPELVVADEPTSALDVSVRAQILNLLLDLKERLGLALVFVSHDIQTVRRMSDRVITMYLGRIVEESPAEEILDRARHPYTRALFSATPGLLDPIDPIPLVGPVPSATRPPSGCPFRTRCWKADESCAAAMPDFASTEGSGHRYRCHHPVRDGQSTHELVIQSAATDTTSREPQ
- a CDS encoding dipeptide/oligopeptide/nickel ABC transporter permease/ATP-binding protein — its product is MITSRKALAERLSRPGIRLKSLRRLPLLSRFAVGVVGVVVLVALFAPLLAPHDPLDQQPQTDGTGHPSGDHWMGQDSLGRDILSRLMYGARWSLAIGLGATLLALIVGAVLGAIAATSRKAVDETLMRCLDVVMAFPGIALAAVLVAVFGGGILVLICAIAFLFTPPIARVVRANVMDQYGEDYVVAEHIVGARTPHILIKHVAINCAAPILVFCTVQVAEAIVFEASLSFIGAGVRPPDPSWGSVIADGKNMVLLGGWWATVFPGLLMLITVLALNILSEGVSDAWAAPATRDVPGAARKEDQIEAPEPGSGKVLELPGLTEAAQRLRSRARPLPEGTPVLTVSDLTIGFDARHGGVDIVDGISFHVRPGEVLGLVGESGCGKSLTALTVMGLEPKGARIGGQVTFDGEQLIGMPMRARRRLLGHDMAMIYQDALSSLNPAMTVRAQLKQVVRRGGRRTAVELLELVGLDPDRTLRSYPHELSGGQRQRVLIAMALSRDPKLIVADEPTTALDVTVQAQVIQLLLRLREELGFALILVSHDLALVADVTDRVVVMYGGQIVETGVTADLVESPSHHYTRGLLGSVLSLESAAQRLTQIKGVVPSPADFPAGCRFADRCPLASEVCRTTAPELLGGARHSIACHHPAVEPPRLPEPRGSEALK